The Arachis hypogaea cultivar Tifrunner chromosome 16, arahy.Tifrunner.gnm2.J5K5, whole genome shotgun sequence genome contains a region encoding:
- the LOC112757209 gene encoding uncharacterized protein, translated as MAPNMFAKQRCEEDEESEYDEYMEVHGINFKDEEYEEDDADEEDEEDAANIEGSGGQASNEGTKKKTRDKTLCKKLHATDFNDRREVEFLQGQPIGPTKEVVANLGQFLGSTVRNLRFVTLLYTSWHGVPDTLKEGMWEYANQKFILPISSKPWVMRGFCRAWKKYKGEIKKEHFLKYNTKKEMIKNRPLEIPEFQFRKLIRYWSLPAIKAMSVKNTENRSKQTCPHRMGSINFAIVRKQLRDSKENNEELSRAEVFTATRTSKNGKEIDAKTQTTINELQSHIEAGENHEDAFVVVLGKDQPGRLRCYGTSITRSFLRKDEKIRQVKVEYNDKVHSLEKKMDGVCGLLKVMLYQPNPGMSEEEVVALVQAAQNSPLDASSSRPRNTPHSSEVTHIPPTDNVSNCPSLVLLSFP; from the exons ATGGCTCCAAACATGTTTGCCAAGCAACGTTGTGAGGAAGACGAGGAAAGTGAATATGATGAGTACATGGAG GTGCATGGGATTAATTTCAAAGACGAGGAATATGAGGAAGATGATGCAGATGAGGAAGATGAGGAAGATGCTGCAAATATTGAGGGTAGTGGAGGACAAGCTAGTAATGAAG GCACTAAAAAGAAAACTCGTGACAAGACCTTATGCAAAAAACTTCATGCCACTGATTTTAATGATCGACGGGAGGTGGAGTTTTTACAAGGGCAGCCTATTGGTCCAACCAAGGAGGTCGTAGCTAACCTAGGCCAATTTTTGGGTTCAACAGTTAGAAATCTCCGTTTTGTGACTTTGCTATACACTAGTTGGCATGGTGTGCCTGATACTCTCAAGGAGGGCATGTGGGAGTACGCCAAC CAAAAGTTTATTCTTCCAATAAGTTCAAAGCCGTGGGTCATGCGGGGATTTTGTCGTGCATGGAAAAAATACAAGGgtgaaattaaaaaagaacatTTCTTAAAGTACAACACAAAGAAAGAAATGATAAAGAACCGACCATTAGAGATTCCTGAATTTCAGTTTCGCAAGCTAATTCGATATTGGAGTCTTCCCGCTATCAAG GCTATGTCTGTTAAGAATACTGAAAATAGGTCAAAGCAAACATGTCCTCACCGAATGGGTTCCATAAATTTTGCAATAGTGCGCAAGCAGCTG CGTGACTCTAAAGAGAACAATGAAGAGCTATCAAGGGCTGAAGTTTTCACAGCAACACGCACAAgtaaaaatggaaaagaaattgaTGCTAAAACACAAACAACAATT AATGAACTTCAAAGCCACATAGAGGCAGGGGAAAATCATGAAGATGCATTTGTAGTAGTGCTAGGAAAGGACCAACCAGGTCGACTTCGTTGTTATGGGACTTCAATTACAAGAAGCTTTCTTAGAAAGGATGAAAAGATTCGCCAAGTGAAGGTTGAATACAATGATAAGGTGCATTCATTAGAAAAGAAGATGGACGGTGTTTGTGGTCTATTGAAGGTGATGTTGTACCAACCCAATCCTGGAATGAGTGAGGAAGAGGTAGTAGCCTTAGTGCAAGCAGCCCAAAATTCTCCTTTGGATGCCTCAAGTAGTAGACCAAGAAATACTCCCCACTCCTCCGAAGTAACTCACATTCCACCAACTGATAATGTAAGTAACTGTCCTAGCCTTGTATTATTGTCATTCCCTTGA